A part of Pseudomonas lutea genomic DNA contains:
- the argS gene encoding arginine--tRNA ligase codes for MKDTIRQLIQQALSQLVTDGVLPEGLTPAIQVENAKDKKNGDFASNIAMMLAKPAGLKPRDLAEKIVAALPADEQVTRVDIAGPGFLNFFQNTQALATRLDQALADETLSVRKAGAPQRVVVDLSAPNLAKEMHVGHLRSTIIGDGVASVLEFLGDTVIRQNHVGDWGTQFGMLLAYLQETPATSDELSDLEDFYRAAKGRFDASEEFAERARGLVVKLQAGDAECLSLWTRFKDISLSHCQEVYERLNVKLTPKDVMGESAYNDDLANVVADLKKTGLLVESNGAQCVFLEEFKTAEGTPLPVIVQKAGGGYLYATTDLAAIRYRSNVLKADRVLYFVDQRQALHFQQVFEVARRAGFVTNGMQMEHMGFGTMNGADGRPFKTRDGGTVKLVDLLDEAEERAHALVKEKNPDVAEEELRVIAKAVGISAVKYADLSKHRASDYSFNFDQMLSFEGNTAPYLLYAYTRVAGVFRKLEEKGESFDASQGRIILDAPQEQDLAARLAQFGETLNTVADKGTPHVLCAYLYDLAGLFSSFYENCPILAAENPEQQQSRLRLAALTGRTLKQGLQLLGLDTLERM; via the coding sequence ATGAAAGACACCATTCGCCAGCTGATTCAACAAGCTCTGAGCCAACTCGTCACCGATGGCGTCTTGCCGGAAGGGCTGACGCCGGCGATTCAGGTGGAGAACGCCAAGGACAAAAAGAACGGCGACTTCGCCAGTAACATTGCAATGATGCTGGCCAAACCCGCCGGCCTTAAACCGCGCGATCTGGCTGAAAAGATCGTTGCCGCGCTGCCTGCCGACGAGCAGGTCACACGGGTTGATATCGCCGGCCCCGGTTTCCTTAATTTCTTCCAGAACACGCAGGCGTTGGCCACACGCCTTGATCAGGCCTTGGCGGACGAAACGCTGTCCGTGCGCAAGGCTGGTGCTCCCCAGCGGGTCGTCGTCGATCTGTCCGCGCCGAACCTGGCCAAAGAGATGCACGTGGGCCACTTGCGTTCGACCATCATCGGCGACGGCGTTGCCAGTGTCCTCGAGTTTCTGGGCGACACCGTGATCCGGCAGAACCATGTGGGTGACTGGGGTACTCAGTTCGGCATGCTGCTCGCCTACCTGCAGGAAACGCCCGCGACCAGCGATGAGCTGTCCGACCTCGAAGACTTCTACCGCGCCGCCAAAGGTCGCTTCGACGCCTCCGAGGAATTTGCAGAGCGTGCGCGTGGCCTGGTGGTCAAGTTGCAAGCGGGCGACGCCGAGTGCCTGAGCCTGTGGACCCGCTTCAAGGACATTTCCCTCTCGCATTGCCAGGAAGTGTACGAGCGCCTCAACGTCAAACTCACGCCGAAGGACGTCATGGGCGAAAGTGCCTACAACGACGACCTCGCCAATGTCGTGGCCGATTTGAAGAAGACCGGGCTTCTGGTCGAGAGCAACGGTGCGCAGTGCGTGTTCCTTGAAGAATTCAAAACCGCCGAGGGCACACCGCTTCCGGTGATCGTGCAAAAGGCCGGCGGCGGTTATCTCTATGCCACCACGGACCTGGCAGCCATCCGCTACCGCAGCAATGTGTTGAAAGCCGATCGAGTGCTGTATTTCGTCGACCAGCGCCAGGCGCTGCATTTCCAGCAGGTGTTTGAGGTCGCCCGCCGTGCCGGTTTTGTCACCAATGGCATGCAAATGGAGCACATGGGCTTCGGCACCATGAACGGCGCCGATGGCCGGCCGTTCAAGACCCGCGATGGCGGCACGGTCAAGCTCGTCGACCTGCTCGACGAAGCCGAAGAGCGCGCCCACGCACTGGTCAAAGAGAAGAACCCGGACGTCGCCGAGGAAGAGTTGCGCGTAATCGCCAAAGCCGTGGGCATCAGCGCCGTGAAATATGCGGACTTGTCCAAGCATCGTGCCAGCGACTACAGCTTCAACTTCGACCAGATGCTGAGCTTCGAAGGCAACACTGCGCCGTATCTGCTGTATGCCTATACCCGCGTGGCCGGCGTATTCCGCAAGCTGGAAGAAAAAGGCGAAAGCTTCGACGCGAGCCAGGGACGGATCATTCTCGATGCGCCGCAAGAGCAAGACCTCGCCGCACGTCTGGCGCAGTTTGGCGAAACCCTCAACACTGTCGCCGACAAGGGCACGCCTCATGTGCTCTGCGCGTACCTGTATGACCTCGCCGGTCTGTTTTCCAGCTTTTACGAGAATTGCCCGATTCTGGCGGCAGAGAACCCTGAGCAGCAGCAAAGTCGTTTGCGCCTCGCCGCCCTGACCGGTCGCACCCTCAAGCAAGGCCTGCAGTTGCTGGGTCTGGACACTCTGGAGCGTATGTAA
- a CDS encoding SPOR domain-containing protein, producing the protein MAVKKKPAPKRGASRYQAPAKTPIPGWVWMAIGLTVGAFVVFLMKLEPGSGDDIKRVKAEAKAAKIAEANKTPPSPTAPVKPKYDFYTLLPESEVIVPNEAVPEKTPPVVAPSTPVSPEQAAKIDTARAQAALSGLTPPPAPPVAKPAAVTTFFLQAGSFRKQADAEKVRAQIILLGQAATVESGTVKDETWYRVLVGPFSNREQLTTAQKQLAGGGFSNLLLQQRQAR; encoded by the coding sequence TTGGCCGTTAAAAAGAAACCTGCTCCCAAGCGCGGCGCCAGCCGGTATCAGGCTCCCGCGAAGACGCCGATTCCAGGCTGGGTGTGGATGGCGATCGGCTTGACCGTCGGCGCTTTCGTCGTTTTCCTGATGAAACTCGAACCCGGCAGTGGCGACGACATCAAGCGCGTCAAGGCTGAAGCCAAGGCCGCGAAAATCGCCGAAGCGAACAAGACGCCGCCGAGCCCGACCGCTCCGGTGAAGCCCAAGTACGACTTCTACACGCTGCTGCCTGAGTCGGAAGTCATCGTGCCGAACGAAGCGGTGCCGGAGAAGACGCCACCGGTGGTTGCGCCGAGCACTCCGGTTTCGCCTGAACAGGCCGCCAAGATTGATACTGCTCGCGCTCAGGCTGCGCTTAGCGGCTTGACGCCTCCGCCTGCACCTCCGGTGGCCAAGCCTGCGGCGGTGACGACGTTCTTCCTGCAAGCGGGTTCGTTCCGCAAACAGGCCGACGCCGAAAAGGTGCGTGCGCAGATCATCCTGCTGGGCCAGGCCGCGACGGTAGAGTCGGGCACGGTCAAGGATGAGACCTGGTACCGCGTGCTGGTCGGCCCGTTCAGCAATCGTGAACAGCTGACCACGGCGCAAAAGCAACTGGCGGGCGGCGGATTCAGCAACCTGTTGCTGCAACAGCGCCAGGCTCGTTAA
- the hslV gene encoding ATP-dependent protease subunit HslV, translating into MTTIVSVRRQGKVVMAGDGQVSLGNTVMKGNAKKVRRLYHGQVIAGFAGATADAFTLFERFEAQLEKHQGHLVRAAVELAKDWRTDRSLSRLEAMLAVANKDASLIITGNGDVVEPEDGLIAMGSGGAFAQAAARALLLKTELSAREIAETALHIAGDICVFTNHNITIEEQDLAE; encoded by the coding sequence TTGACCACCATCGTTTCAGTGCGCCGCCAAGGCAAAGTCGTCATGGCCGGTGACGGCCAGGTTTCCCTGGGCAATACCGTCATGAAAGGCAACGCCAAGAAAGTCCGGCGCCTTTACCACGGCCAGGTCATCGCCGGATTCGCAGGCGCCACCGCTGACGCATTCACCTTGTTCGAGCGTTTCGAAGCCCAGCTTGAAAAACACCAGGGTCACCTTGTGCGCGCCGCCGTCGAACTGGCGAAAGACTGGCGGACCGACCGTTCGCTCAGCCGCCTCGAAGCCATGCTGGCCGTTGCCAACAAGGATGCGTCGTTGATCATTACCGGTAACGGCGACGTCGTTGAGCCCGAGGACGGCCTGATCGCCATGGGCTCCGGTGGCGCCTTTGCCCAGGCGGCTGCCCGTGCGCTGCTGCTGAAGACCGAACTGTCTGCCCGGGAAATCGCCGAAACCGCCCTGCATATCGCCGGCGACATCTGCGTCTTTACCAATCACAACATCACCATTGAGGAGCAGGACCTCGCCGAGTAA
- the hslU gene encoding HslU--HslV peptidase ATPase subunit — MSMTPREIVHELNRHIIGQDDAKRAVAIALRNRWRRMQLPEELRVEVTPKNILMIGPTGVGKTEIARRLAKLANAPFIKVEATKFTEVGYVGRDVESIIRDLADAAMKLLREQEITKVRHRAEDAAEDRILDALLPPARAGFSEESTSGSDSNTRQLFRKRLREGQLDDKEIEIEVAEMGGVDISAPPGMEEMTNQLQSLFANMGKGKKKSRKLKVKDALKMVRDEEASRLVNDEELKGKALEAVEQHGIVFIDEIDKVAKRGNVGGADVSREGVQRDLLPLIEGCTVNTKLGMVKTDHILFIASGAFHLSKPSDLVPELQGRLPIRVELKALTPQDFERILSEPHASLTEQYRELLKTEGLNIAFLPDGIKRLAEIAWQVNEKTENIGARRLHTLLERLLEEVSFSAGDLAGAQDGGTIQIDAEYVNSHLGELAEDEDLSRYIL, encoded by the coding sequence ATGTCCATGACTCCCCGCGAAATCGTCCACGAACTTAACCGCCATATCATCGGCCAGGACGATGCCAAGCGCGCCGTCGCCATCGCCCTGCGTAACCGCTGGCGCCGCATGCAGCTGCCCGAAGAGCTGCGCGTCGAAGTAACGCCCAAAAACATTCTGATGATCGGCCCGACAGGCGTTGGTAAAACCGAGATCGCCCGTCGTTTGGCCAAGCTCGCCAACGCCCCGTTCATCAAGGTTGAAGCGACCAAGTTCACTGAGGTCGGTTATGTAGGCCGTGACGTCGAGTCGATCATCCGCGATCTGGCCGACGCTGCAATGAAGTTGCTGCGCGAACAGGAAATCACCAAGGTGCGTCATCGCGCCGAAGACGCTGCCGAAGACCGCATCCTCGATGCACTCCTGCCGCCTGCACGCGCGGGCTTCAGCGAGGAGTCAACATCGGGCAGCGATTCCAACACCCGACAGCTGTTCCGCAAGCGTCTGCGTGAGGGTCAGCTGGACGACAAGGAAATCGAAATCGAAGTCGCTGAAATGGGCGGCGTCGACATCTCTGCGCCGCCGGGCATGGAGGAAATGACCAACCAGTTGCAGAGCCTGTTTGCCAACATGGGCAAGGGCAAGAAAAAGAGCCGCAAGCTCAAGGTCAAAGATGCCCTGAAAATGGTTCGCGATGAAGAAGCGAGCCGCCTGGTCAATGACGAGGAGCTCAAAGGCAAGGCACTGGAAGCGGTCGAGCAGCACGGCATCGTGTTCATCGACGAGATCGACAAAGTGGCCAAGCGCGGCAATGTCGGCGGCGCTGATGTGTCCCGCGAAGGTGTGCAGCGTGACTTGCTGCCGTTGATCGAAGGCTGCACCGTCAACACCAAGCTGGGCATGGTCAAGACCGACCATATCCTGTTCATCGCATCCGGTGCGTTCCATCTGAGCAAGCCAAGCGATCTGGTGCCTGAGTTGCAGGGTCGTCTGCCGATCCGCGTCGAGCTCAAAGCGCTGACCCCGCAGGATTTCGAACGTATTCTCAGCGAGCCGCACGCGTCTCTGACCGAGCAGTACCGCGAGCTGCTGAAGACCGAGGGCCTGAACATTGCGTTCTTGCCGGATGGCATCAAGCGTCTGGCCGAAATTGCCTGGCAGGTCAACGAGAAGACCGAGAACATCGGTGCTCGTCGCTTGCACACGCTGCTGGAGCGGTTGCTGGAAGAGGTTTCGTTCAGTGCCGGTGACTTGGCAGGCGCACAGGATGGCGGGACGATCCAGATCGATGCCGAGTACGTCAACAGCCACCTGGGTGAGCTGGCGGAAGACGAAGATCTGTCGCGTTATATCCTCTAA
- a CDS encoding gamma-butyrobetaine hydroxylase-like domain-containing protein gives MSRIPTAIQLHKASKVLSLKYGTDEEYRLPAEFLRVHSPSAEVQGHGNPILQFGKLGVGLLKVEPAGQYALKLTFDDGHDSGLFTWEYLEQLAQRQTQLWDEYLADLKAAGKSRDPSEQVIKLML, from the coding sequence ATGTCGAGAATTCCCACCGCTATCCAGCTGCATAAAGCCTCGAAGGTCCTCAGTCTGAAATACGGGACGGACGAGGAGTACCGCTTGCCAGCCGAATTCCTGCGGGTGCACTCCCCATCGGCGGAGGTTCAGGGCCATGGCAATCCGATTCTGCAATTCGGCAAGTTGGGCGTCGGGCTTCTCAAAGTCGAACCCGCCGGCCAGTACGCGCTGAAGCTGACTTTTGATGACGGTCATGACAGCGGCTTGTTCACCTGGGAATACCTGGAGCAACTGGCGCAACGTCAGACGCAACTGTGGGACGAATACCTTGCCGACCTCAAAGCCGCCGGCAAATCCCGCGATCCCTCCGAGCAAGTCATCAAGCTGATGCTCTGA
- a CDS encoding polyhydroxyalkanoic acid system family protein, with protein MARITVERPHTLGKEKAREKAEIMLQKLSDKYGIEHEWTGDTVALEGKGAKGTVDVEDTLVRVTIELNFFLSAMSGSIQTEVERQLDKVLTA; from the coding sequence GTGGCCAGAATTACCGTGGAACGCCCGCACACGCTGGGAAAGGAAAAGGCCCGCGAGAAGGCTGAGATCATGCTGCAGAAGCTGTCTGACAAATACGGCATTGAGCACGAATGGACAGGCGACACCGTTGCGCTGGAAGGCAAGGGCGCCAAGGGCACCGTCGACGTCGAAGACACGCTGGTGCGGGTGACGATCGAACTCAACTTCTTCCTCTCTGCCATGAGCGGTTCGATTCAAACGGAAGTTGAGCGGCAACTGGACAAGGTGCTGACCGCCTGA
- the ubiE gene encoding bifunctional demethylmenaquinone methyltransferase/2-methoxy-6-polyprenyl-1,4-benzoquinol methylase UbiE has protein sequence MNDPRKGSDAEPTTHFGYKNVPESQKAEKVAEVFHSVAAKYDLMNDVLSGGMHRLWKRFTIELSGVRSGNRVLDIAGGTGDLAKKFSHLVGPTGEVVLADINASMLKVGRDRLLDRGVAGNIKFVQADAEKLPFPDNHFDCVTIAFGLRNVTHKEDAIRSMLRVLKPGGRLLVLEFSKPTSKVMSKIYDAYSFAFMPLAGKLITNDSESYRYLAESIRMHPDQETLKSMMVQAGFDRVTYHNMTSGIVALHRGIKP, from the coding sequence ATGAATGATCCGCGCAAAGGCAGCGATGCCGAACCCACCACCCACTTCGGATACAAAAACGTACCGGAAAGCCAGAAGGCCGAGAAAGTCGCCGAGGTGTTCCACTCCGTCGCGGCCAAATATGACCTGATGAACGACGTGCTGTCCGGCGGCATGCATCGCCTCTGGAAGCGCTTCACCATCGAGCTGTCCGGTGTTCGCAGCGGCAACCGCGTGCTCGACATCGCAGGCGGCACCGGGGATCTGGCGAAGAAGTTTTCGCACCTGGTGGGGCCGACTGGCGAAGTCGTACTGGCTGACATCAATGCTTCGATGCTCAAGGTCGGTCGTGATCGCCTGCTGGATCGCGGTGTGGCCGGCAACATCAAGTTCGTCCAGGCCGACGCTGAAAAGCTGCCATTCCCCGACAATCATTTCGATTGCGTAACCATCGCCTTCGGCCTGCGCAATGTGACGCACAAAGAAGACGCCATCCGCTCGATGTTGCGTGTGCTCAAGCCGGGCGGCCGTTTGCTGGTGCTGGAATTCTCCAAACCGACCAGCAAGGTGATGTCCAAGATCTACGATGCCTATTCGTTCGCGTTCATGCCGCTGGCCGGCAAACTGATCACCAACGACTCGGAAAGCTACCGCTATCTGGCGGAGTCCATCCGTATGCACCCTGATCAGGAAACACTGAAGTCGATGATGGTTCAGGCGGGCTTTGACCGCGTGACCTACCACAACATGACCTCTGGCATCGTTGCTCTGCACCGGGGCATCAAGCCCTGA